AAATTGTCCAGTAATcactgctttgatttttttttttttttttttgtccaaggAATGGGAATGTTACTTTGCTCTTAAATAGCTGATCCGCTCACTGCACAGACGCTGATTTTCTAAAACATGGATCACCATCACAGTGTAATCTCAGACCGGATACCTTGGCTTGTTAGAAGATGGAAGAactttttttgcttcttttctcaTCTGAAAATCCTGTTATGCATCATTATAATGAAATTACCAGGCAGTGTTGGCAGTATTGGTATCAGTGCCAGTAGGCAAGCTGTTGTCATGGGAACATTGGCAGGTGGAGAAAGGCCCATTATAAATAGAAACATGCAGACATGATAAAATATGTCTGGTCCGTGACGTCTGATAAAAGACTTGAGTGGAGCCGAGGAAGGTACATTTCCCACTGAATGTTACAGTTTGAAAAGCTTTGCAATGCTTCTAAAGAAATATTTGGTCAATGTCATCCAGCAATGATTTACTGACACTCAGAGgagctgtttgttttaaaacttaCATGATTAAATGACTGGTTAATGCATGATCAGGTTTAAGAGTTTAATTGAAAGCAGGTGATTATTTTAAGGGAATTCCGCAAACTATCTGTAaggatttgtgtgttttctttggaaATGCTCTTTTCCCAACTGTTTTTCATTGAGAAAAGCTGCATGTTGTtccattttgtcattttgcacattttacttttcaaaaaaaaaaaaaaagaagaatcaCAGAGAACCTCTTTGTTTCTCACCCACTTTTGTTTCTCAGTCATGTGTAAGACTTCCTGTTATAAGAATCGTCATGGTTGAgcacaaacgaggacaacaaGCTCAATCAATGCAGAAGGTTTGGCAGATTGTATACCTGCTGTATCAGTCCTACACAGgtttttaataaaatgatttGATTCATACCTCTAGAGATGAATAACTCTGGATATGAGTCTGCTGCCTTGTGTGCAATTTGGGAAACACGATTTGAAGTATAGTGATCGGGGTACCATTAGAGATGGATGACATATGACATGATTATTGAGCTTTGTTATGGGTAAAACATGATATGGGTTGGCAGTTTTtgttagccatgctagcagcgtGGATTCAGCGTTTGTCGGTCACTCCGCCACTTTGATCCAGGCCAGGGCTCAGCAATCTGTACCATCAAAATCAAAAACCTATCTAAGCTTTATAATGGAGGTTACTCAACATTTTACGTCTAAATGATCCTGTCAACATTATTAAGAGGTTTCAGTGAGCTTTCAGGTATATGCTTTCCCACAAAGAAGCTCCTCCGCAGTAggctatttatgatttttttcgtACTACAACTTTGTAGTGTTGCtggtgaaagcaaacaactCTATCCAGCCACTATTGAATTCTCTATTTTCCCCAAGActttcttttttggatttgaaatCTATAACTAGCTTAGCTAGGGAGACTGAAGACCAGTGacggactcaggatgtttgaagggcaggggcgaaaaggaaaaaagggcacctactgcatgacatggggccCCATTGGTGCGTAAGAAGCTAGTGTGTCATGTATATGGCGAAATAGTCTATAAAATCCGCTCGTTTTCATCCAATAGGGCACATCGTCTTGTTTTGATcactcaagagggcagccaaaagggcacatacGCTCGTTTTTGTTAAACAAGAGGTGTTTGCTTTAGGTCTATACAATAACTGAAAATTCCTTCCCTGTTTTTGTCAGAGCTACAAGAAGCTGCTaaagaggggctaaagagctgcatgCACTCTGGCACTGCAGGTGGCCACTGATCCAGACATGCCATGAAATTGTTACAGCTTGAAacagcttgttagcatgctgatgttagcatttagctcgaAGCATAGCTGTACCTAAATACAGCTCCACTGAGCTTCAAGCATTGACTCTAGTCTTTTTAATTTCACAATAATATCATTGTAAAGTGGCCTTTAACCTGGATTGTCAGTCCGTTTTCATCACTCATCTGACCCCTATCGTAATGATGTCACTCCCATCTGTCAGGGGACACTGCCTGCCTGCCAAAACCTCTCAGAGACTGACCCActttcaaaaagagaaaatgcacGTCATCTGTCTTCAGAAAGGGAACAGGCTAAATGGGTGAGTAATTGTCTTGAAAGGTGTCAGAATCATATTCTGATTATACAAGACTGCTGTGTTCTCAGCTGGTTAGATTTACAACCATTGCTTCCCACTCATTTTAATCCAGTGTCCACAGACTAGAGTGGAGATTACAGCATGATGACTCACTAGTCTGATGCCTTATGAACCGAGAGGTCATGCTTATGCAATTTAAGATACACCACCATATGGCagagcagaaaatggaaatgcaGTAATCATGGCTGAGATGGCAAGTGTTAGTTTATTTAAATCAGcttgttcttttattttcatttaatatgGGTAGCTGTTATGTAATGACTGTAAGAAAGCATTGGTGGTTTGTGCAGGCAACATTTGCTCCGGCACTGACCCACTTTCCACTGGTGTAAGGGCGCAGATGACTTTTTACAGCTTCTGAGAGATCCCAGTAAAGTGGATCTAATGCACTTTACATTGTCAGCTCCACAACCCAAGGGACGTctgaaaatacaggcagagagagctTTTACGTAAGACGAGCTGTCATGAGAACACTGCTTGGTTGCACTTGGCTTCAGACTCGatattttcccttttattaatttatgtaaACATCTTGTGCAAATGGGCGCTCCCAGTCTTCGCTAGCATTGAACAGAAGTCTTACATAAGACAAACTTTAACAACTGTCCCTGTTTAGTCTTTTTTCTCCCCCATTACAAACAtgtcacaccaaaaaaaaaaaagtcacgaGTCGCAACACGGAATTTATCATGCTTTAATAATAAAGATACAAGGACATTGGATGTAAACCACCAGTATTGCACATAGCTCAGGCACATAACAAGTGTCAGTTGCTTTGAAGCATCAACTTATTCTATGAACAATACACAGGCTGTACAGAATAAAGCTCTACTCccagggaggaaaaaaatatatacttcttcacaaaacaaaacagtgaacTCACATTAAAGCTTTGGCTGAAGGTTTAAGGTTTCTTTTTGAACAATAACTCCGTTTCCGAACCCATCAAACAAACACTAACATTCAATCTTTCAACTCCTACAAATCTCATCGTAACATAAAGAAGTTTTTTAAACAAGAGGGCAACCAGGGACACCACAGGACGATGATAACACATAACCATCTACCCAGATGATCAGCTTATACAtgttaatgataaataaatacataaataaccCCCTTCATAAATAATCCCTTTCATGTCACCATTTTGCTTCAATCATGGTAACTGTACAGTGCAAAGTAACAGTGTTGGAACCAAAATAACTGCATTGATATCATCGTGTTCAACAAAAATGCAACACATCTCACGAATACTCTTGAAAAGATGCTTAAGTGCTTTTAGTTCAAGGTTAGGCGTGTGCATGCGAGGTGGAAGCCTTTACGCATCCGGCCTGTCAGCAACATGACGAAGAGAGTGCAATCCCATGATGCAACAGCCCCTGATAAGAGCAGCGATGTTGTACACCGGAGCGCTTCCGTCCACACCGTGCCGCGAGTACAGCCATGCCACCGTGGGTAGCACCGGGGCTGCCACTGCGACCAGATCCACCAGGAAGCTGTTGCTCCAGTAACGCTTGCCGACCACATCCAGTCCCGGTGACAGACAAGGCTCCTCTTCGCCGACGCTAAAATCCAGCTCCTCCATGAACCGTCGGCTCTCGGCAGGTTCATAGCAGCACATGCCGGAATCTGTGGAGGTGTCGGGGCTTTCTGGGGGAGCAGGACTGGGCATGGTGGATGGGGGAGGTGTTGAGTTGGGGAGATtggcagcagtggtggaagtgGAGGTGGGTGGGTTAGGGAAACCTAGAAGACTGCTGGAGGCTGACAGAGCTGTGTCCCCCACTGTGGCCCCATGGAACTTGAGCAGCTGGAGGAGCAGAGCCTGCAGGTCTGGAGACATGGGCATTATGTCGGTCTGGATTTCTTTATcttctgtgttttgctgtgaaagtgtGCTCGAGGAGATGGTGAGGGTGGTGGAAACTGTGTCTGGTGGAGCTGGTGGGGGTGCAGTAGATTCATCAATTGACTGTCCCTCTTCTGAAAGTGCAGACACCCCAGGCCCATTCTCTGTCCCTGCGCACAGCTTGCCGCCAGAGTCCTGACTAAAATCTACCGCAGTGGACATAAAGACCTGCTCCAAAATGTCTGCTCTGTTGGCCATCTCGTCATTTACCAGCAGCCCGCTGTCCGCCATCGCCTCCGCCCCTTGAATTCCCAGCTCCatcccaccctcctcctcccccaccatctTCTTCCCACCACTATCAGGGCTGTCACAGATGAAGTCCAAGGTGTTTTCATCTTGGAGGTTGGTGCCACTCTGGGCAAGCTCCATGCTTTGTAGCAGGGACTCCAACTTCCTGTTCTGGATGTTGATGTCAATGAAATACTTCTGTATTCCCTTATCCTTCTCCATCAGGCTGCTCTTCATTGTTTCCACCACCTGACGCAGCTGCTTGATCTCTTTGCGAGCCTCTTTGAGGGACAGCTGAGCCTCCACCCGGTGACACTCCTCTTCAATCCAGTCTTCCCTCATTCTGCCGAGCTGGGCCTTcagctcctccacctctgtCTCTCTAATAAAGAGGGAAGATAATGTCAAGagttaggctacttaaggaatagtttgacattttggtaaaTATGTGTATTAACTTTCTTGCCTAGAGTTAGATtggaagatcaataccactctcagaTCTATATGCTAAATCTGAAGCTGTGGCCAGCTGCccattagcttagcataatgcGTGGCTGCAGTTAGCTCAAGGAGACTGAGAGGTCATGACAAGAAAGTGTTTGATATGAAGCTGTTTAATTCACAACTTGTGGAATGTTGTTTTTAGCCATTCTTTCACTTGCAGGGTATACTTACAACCATTCCCACACAACATCCAATCTAACGGATCCTCCAACGttcttattttttgttaaatctgtgcaaaaactgaagtgaaaaGATAAAAGTGCCAGTAGCCAgattgtgtttcatttttacagagccaggctagcaatttccctctgtttccagttttattctaagctaagctaagtggCTGTAGCTACTTTTCTAACAGATAAACTAGTGGTACGaatcttctcatctgactctcCAAAAAACAAGTAACTGCCATAATCATACTTTATAAATAAGTAGCCTTGTTTATCTTATGCACAGGGTATATTTCTTGCAAGATATAACTTGCTTAGCATcatgctgtttatttagcctatatAATAGTAATTTCCCACTGGGTTCACACTTGCCAGGGTTTTATCTGTTGAGCAGAGCGGCAGTGTGGCATTACGTCACAACCACGGTTTCACTTTCCCCCCAGTGTGTCCACTATCATCTTTCCTTAAAGCCATAAAAAGCTACAGATACAACCGCAGGGGCTTCTGTGCTGCTAAATCTGAACTAACCTGTCACGGACTCTGTTCTCAGACTCCATCAGTTTGGTCTTCAGGTGTCTGATGGCCACTTCCTTCTGCTGCAGAGGGGTGAGATACTGCTCCGGGTTCGGGGGTCTGATTCCATGGTTGTCCCCACAGGAGTGGTAGCGTCCCAGATTCGCTCTTCTGTCGGTTAGAGAGATAATTACGTTGGTTAAAGGCCATGCGTACCCCTTCTAGCCAACATTGTCCATCAGTTCCCAATTAGACATTTTGAAGcaacagcagaaaacaaacCCATTTGACGCGTACACGTAAAATCATTTCCCTGCAGACGCTAATTTGTCTGGCTGAGAGAGTGCTGTCAGGGCAGATGCTCTCTGAAGCCTGGAATTACTGTCTGACACAGGATTACTGGCATGTAGACTAGAGGCAAAAAACCCCGAATGCTGGTTTATCTAAATACAAGCACAGTCGGCAAGGAAAGAAATCACCttactggggggaaaaaacttAATCTAGAAGCTAATTGCATTAGCATTCAAATGCCCTTTGCATGTCCTGTGATCAGTGTTTTATCGTCCTCAAAGAGAACTGATAAAAGGATTCGTGTTGTTTCGGTGGAGGATGAGTGGGTGGATTTGGACAATATGCAAAGCAGTATGTAAGCCCCTCTTTTCCACTAACACAATATCCTAGCAACCTGCGATACTTGAGGCTTTCATGTGAACGCTCTGCATCCCTGCCAGAAATAGAAACAGCCCAGGAGAAGGTAGCATGCCAGAGGAAAGGATGTCACATGACTCTTCGGAAAGCTGACAGCAAGGTGTCCTCAAGTGACAAGAGTGGAGGGTTATAATGCATTTATGGAAGCTGTAAATATGAGATAAAAGAGGGCAGATTCTGCGACTGCATAAAAATTCAAAAGGCTGTGggttgaatgtttttttttcccatttataCTGCTGAAAGAGGATTTTTAGGTTAAACCGTATGCAGGGCTGAGCTGCCAACAAGCACAGAGCCCCATTACCTTCCAAGTAACACACAGCCTGGAGCACCATGTCAGAAATTCATGGTGGTACCAAACACTTGTGAGCTTCAGGCTATTCAATTCACACATCAATTCTGCCGTTTTCAAATATTTATGACCTCGTCCTTCAAACCAAGGTGAGTTCACTCTAATCCTGTTATGAATCGGATGCAGTGAGTAGGGTCACGGTCTGGGCACCATATTCAGACATTTGCTATATTAAATCCTCATTAATCCCAACCACAGCCAAATCATGACCGATATAATCCCAGACGGCTGCAAGAGAGGAAATGATAAAACAGTCTGAGCTTAATCCAGCCACCGCCCACTCGCTCATCGGTCATTCTGCACGGGAGCCTGAGCCACAGTCCAAATCTCTCAAGTCTACAAAAGCTACTTGTTTCTCCCTTAAGCAGGAAAGATTTGCATTTGTAATGAATGTGGAGAAATGTGGAAAGGTTAGACATGACCAGAGGGTCACATGACTGATCAACCACTCTTTCTCCCTCAGCGTTCCAACCAGAATCTTTGCTCTGTGATTATTAATAATGCACAATATGAGAGCCATGTTTTGTACCTGGAGGTGGGGCTGGAgttacagctgctgctgttggttgAGGAGGCAGCTCTGGGGGGAGTCCTGTAGGGAGCGTAGAGCTCTGCATCGCGGTTGGCTGTAGGGCTCCCGGCTGGTTTGAACACTGGGAGCGGTCTGATGTGAGTGCCGCGACTTAATAAAAGAAAGCATTAGGAAAGCAATGCATTTGTTAATTCCGAAAAGGTAGGAGAAATGAAATGGTTAATGCATGAATGACGCCTCCATTTTAGCTACAACTGTCTTGTAGTCTGGGGCTGTGACCCCAGCAGATCATACAGATGATTATATGAACCTCATACCTGCGTGAAGAAACTCTCTTTCCAGCTGAAACGGAGCAGAGGCTCTCCCTGGCCTTTAGGCTGCCTGTGCTGCTGGAGGAGCTAAAATCTGCCTCACTACCTGCAGGGAGAAGCATCACCGCATTAGCATGCAAGCAGACCAGAAGCAAGACTGTATAATTTTGAAAGGTGAAATGACACCATCTTCTTTCTCAGATGAAAGTTGAATacataagaaataaaacacaccacACAGGGTGTTTGATGCTGCAGCCTCACCTGATCCGGTATGATCAAGTGGTGGCTAATGAGCAAACATTACTGCTGGCAGACTTGATTATGTTGTGTATTCAGTCAGTTTGCTGACTTTAGAATATCTCTATAACATACACTATATTTAAAGGGAATACATCACCCTCCATGACCATTtgttaagtttgtttttcttgcataccTCTGATGAATAAGAAATTCAAAagcagagaaaattcttgatgaatcaAAGTCATCGAGGATtgtgtttaacagcaaaactatcaaaacattgatttacaaagTCTGACACAACCCGTGCAGTACAATCcaaatttcatttatccagctgtatgctcagtactgcCGAGGGGTATGACTAAAACCTTAACATTTAGAACTGAagggaaagtgaaacttatctatggtCTGTTcaacaccagactccattgacaaaaacagtaattttgcctCGCTGACCACGCTGggctactgctgcctcaatcagttagttgtgcgtgttattgtgtgactttggggaTTTAAAGAGTGAGTTGAGATTCACCAAAGTCGCACAATAACATGCCAAATGGTTAAGGCACtagtcgaccagcagctccagtacTCAtgaaggtaaaattactgtttttgtcagtggagttcAGCTTTAAACAGAAtattgattttctgtgtttggattCTTAGTACACTGGAGGcatgcacaaaaaaaagttttcttttttcggGAATTCATttagggggtgaagtattcctttagcATTTCACAGTTAAAATGCAGTTGTACACACATTGTGCCTCACTAATGAGGCacaatgtgttgttgtttcctgcttGTGGTCTCATACCACTCACTCTCAGGCGTTGCTGTTCAGTCTCCTTGAAGCCTCAACGTTCAGCCTAACATGAACAGATATACACTCTATCTCTGTGTTATCATGGAAACACACTGGGTCCAGTCTTACTGTTACTAGCCTCTCCTTTAGTAAGCACCATCTAAAATATAGGCCCGTTAAGATTCACTGTAGAATAAAGCATCATGTTACAGTCTCTGTAAGCAGGACTTACCATCAAGTCTCCCTGATGGAGGGATGAACTACATATAGGCTGATATATTCTCATATAACAGCTTTCGGATGGGCTACTCCCGACAGTCCATACCCTTTGTTGGACTAATGTGAGTTTAAAGAGCAGGGCACACAGACCATCTCAAACtcaactgttaaagcagaaaaaatGGCCACTAAATATTGTGTTGGAAGTTTTAAAGATGAAGTTCAAAGCCATACCTGAGTAGCATCTTTTGCCGTCAAACAAAACCATATTACTGTGTCCAGTGATGACTGTGACAAATAAAATTGTTCAAAACTAAGTGATCCTCCACCGCTCTGTGAATCGACTAAGGGTCTGTGCACATTCAGTCTAGTAACCTCCTACTAATCAGCCTAATTGGCTAAGCTCCCAAACCCTTTCCTCATCCAATCAGCTTTCTTCCTCATTTTGACTCATGATCAAGCAGTTTTTTTCCTTCCCCAGATGAGAAGTGTGGAGATTTCATGATGAAGACTGGAGTGCCCTGTTTCTAAAATATGGTATATGTAAAGAGAGCACAGATGCACAGATGACAGTTCCCTCCAGTTATTATTCTCCTCTCGCGCAAGCAGCTGCTTCCCAGCCAGTGTTTGTTGAAGTCAACATAGGAGGGAATCTGCTGGCTGCTGACATGTGACAAATAGTGTTATTGTACTTTGGTCTTTGGGGAACCACTGGCATGCAGATGTATACGTGCATGCAGTGTGCTGTGAATAAGCTGATGTAGAATTAACACACAAATCAGATTATTTCACACTGAATAGGATCAGTTGATAATACTGCAAGACTGTGGTGAAGATTTCAAATGTTGATCCTCATTCTGCTTTTTCTGAAAGAAAAATCGACAacattttcatgtttgtatatttattaGTGTGTTCTTCTTCACCTCTGGTTTTCATGGCCGACCTCAGCTCTCTCTTGTGCCTCTGGGTGCTCCGTGGTTCGCCGCTCCACTCGGCCATCACCCTCACCCTCTTCACTTTGGTCTTGCGCTCTGGGAGTATCGGCGATCCGTGGGCACTCTGCTCTGAGCCTGACGGGGTTTTGGAGGGGGACACAGACTGACTAGTGGGGCAGCCGGTGTCATCTATTGTAGACAGGCACACAGACAGTAATAGCCAAGAACAGGCAGCGCGGGGCAGGCAGCGAACACAGGCAGTCAATCAGAGCTCAAGGTTCAGCCTGAGTGTTATCTGACAGATAGCGCCACAGCTTTCACAACAGCTACTCGCACTCAGAAAGTAGATGTCAAGTGCTTGCGTGGTTGTTTACACAGTGCACATGCACACGGTGTACGTATACACAGGTACACTCTGGAGTGTGTCATTAGCTCTGTTTGTTAGGGGGGGCAATTTAGAAGAACATGAAATAAACATAACTGAATTTTCTGTTTGAGGTTGCATTATCCAGTAAGTTAAAATCAACTCCACTCTATTAAATACTCTAGAAATtaccattctgcataatgagtacttgaacttttgatactttaattacattttgctGATCATACTCCCTTACTTCTACTTAAGCAGGATTTTTAATgcatgacttttacttgtagtggagtattttcacactgTGGTATCATACTTTTACTTCAGGATCTGAACCACTCTGCCACCACTGCTTGATCCCTCATATATTAAGGATTTAGTGTTTACCCAAGCAATCGAGAGCACTGCATTACAGTCTTGCACCTGACAACCTGGCGTTCAAAGTATCTAACACTTTCGTGAACATGAACTCAGCTGTCCTCAGACCGGAGCCGAACTTCTTACCTGAGCAAAAGCTGTTGGTGCTGATGGTCCTTTTGGAGTGGTCGGAGCTGACATCACactccttcccctcctcctctgaaaaAGGTGAATCGGACAGAGGTGAACCTTTGTCCTTTGCTCGGAAGGGATGGAGGACCAAACGGGGGATGCGGCTGCGGGGGCTTCCTTTCTCTGGTGACTTCTTTTCCTGTTTGAAGAAACATCTGTCAGAGCTGCAGGCAGGGATGTAGCCCCCCACATGAACTCAGTGTATCATCTTTTTCATGatgacagtattttcaaattcataAAAGATTCAACTTTGTTCATATTTTTGGCCTTTTCCCATATGATTATAATTGTGCATCACATTTTTATCATCTTCTTTTTACTGCATTGCTTAAAGCCACTTCTCTTTGGAAAAGACTCATTCAACATGCAGAAACCTATCAGCAGTGACCAGAAGCAATAAGACTCACCTCATATTCTTGGAACGGTCCCATTGTGCTTCACGTAGCGTTTTCCCCTGTTAAATGAAAAAGCGGAGAGAAATTAGGTAAggcatttttttctgtggtC
This DNA window, taken from Epinephelus moara isolate mb chromosome 6, YSFRI_EMoa_1.0, whole genome shotgun sequence, encodes the following:
- the sybu gene encoding syntabulin isoform X1; the protein is MGPFQEYEEKKSPEKGSPRSRIPRLVLHPFRAKDKGSPLSDSPFSEEEGKECDVSSDHSKRTISTNSFCSDDTGCPTSQSVSPSKTPSGSEQSAHGSPILPERKTKVKRVRVMAEWSGEPRSTQRHKRELRSAMKTRGSEADFSSSSSTGSLKARESLCSVSAGKRVSSRSRGTHIRPLPVFKPAGSPTANRDAELYAPYRTPPRAASSTNSSSCNSSPTSRRANLGRYHSCGDNHGIRPPNPEQYLTPLQQKEVAIRHLKTKLMESENRVRDRETEVEELKAQLGRMREDWIEEECHRVEAQLSLKEARKEIKQLRQVVETMKSSLMEKDKGIQKYFIDINIQNRKLESLLQSMELAQSGTNLQDENTLDFICDSPDSGGKKMVGEEEGGMELGIQGAEAMADSGLLVNDEMANRADILEQVFMSTAVDFSQDSGGKLCAGTENGPGVSALSEEGQSIDESTAPPPAPPDTVSTTLTISSSTLSQQNTEDKEIQTDIMPMSPDLQALLLQLLKFHGATVGDTALSASSSLLGFPNPPTSTSTTAANLPNSTPPPSTMPSPAPPESPDTSTDSGMCCYEPAESRRFMEELDFSVGEEEPCLSPGLDVVGKRYWSNSFLVDLVAVAAPVLPTVAWLYSRHGVDGSAPVYNIAALIRGCCIMGLHSLRHVADRPDA
- the sybu gene encoding syntabulin isoform X3, encoding MVLFDGKRCYSGSEADFSSSSSTGSLKARESLCSVSAGKRVSSRSRGTHIRPLPVFKPAGSPTANRDAELYAPYRTPPRAASSTNSSSCNSSPTSRRANLGRYHSCGDNHGIRPPNPEQYLTPLQQKEVAIRHLKTKLMESENRVRDRETEVEELKAQLGRMREDWIEEECHRVEAQLSLKEARKEIKQLRQVVETMKSSLMEKDKGIQKYFIDINIQNRKLESLLQSMELAQSGTNLQDENTLDFICDSPDSGGKKMVGEEEGGMELGIQGAEAMADSGLLVNDEMANRADILEQVFMSTAVDFSQDSGGKLCAGTENGPGVSALSEEGQSIDESTAPPPAPPDTVSTTLTISSSTLSQQNTEDKEIQTDIMPMSPDLQALLLQLLKFHGATVGDTALSASSSLLGFPNPPTSTSTTAANLPNSTPPPSTMPSPAPPESPDTSTDSGMCCYEPAESRRFMEELDFSVGEEEPCLSPGLDVVGKRYWSNSFLVDLVAVAAPVLPTVAWLYSRHGVDGSAPVYNIAALIRGCCIMGLHSLRHVADRPDA
- the sybu gene encoding syntabulin isoform X2, with the translated sequence MGPFQEYEEKKSPEKGSPRSRIPRLVLHPFRAKDKGSPLSDSPFSEEEGKECDVSSDHSKRTISTNSFCSGSEQSAHGSPILPERKTKVKRVRVMAEWSGEPRSTQRHKRELRSAMKTRGSEADFSSSSSTGSLKARESLCSVSAGKRVSSRSRGTHIRPLPVFKPAGSPTANRDAELYAPYRTPPRAASSTNSSSCNSSPTSRRANLGRYHSCGDNHGIRPPNPEQYLTPLQQKEVAIRHLKTKLMESENRVRDRETEVEELKAQLGRMREDWIEEECHRVEAQLSLKEARKEIKQLRQVVETMKSSLMEKDKGIQKYFIDINIQNRKLESLLQSMELAQSGTNLQDENTLDFICDSPDSGGKKMVGEEEGGMELGIQGAEAMADSGLLVNDEMANRADILEQVFMSTAVDFSQDSGGKLCAGTENGPGVSALSEEGQSIDESTAPPPAPPDTVSTTLTISSSTLSQQNTEDKEIQTDIMPMSPDLQALLLQLLKFHGATVGDTALSASSSLLGFPNPPTSTSTTAANLPNSTPPPSTMPSPAPPESPDTSTDSGMCCYEPAESRRFMEELDFSVGEEEPCLSPGLDVVGKRYWSNSFLVDLVAVAAPVLPTVAWLYSRHGVDGSAPVYNIAALIRGCCIMGLHSLRHVADRPDA